In a single window of the Sorangium aterium genome:
- a CDS encoding tetratricopeptide repeat protein produces the protein MLRELSPGRRGLMAVAALAAASHATALGGGYVWLDHAHLREGRALAAPSGWLGLFTRGFADTSFYRPLMALSLSIDAAVSKTPGFFHAVTLGWHALASVMTTVAARALGLSPRAALAAGLLFAVHPTTSLVASAIAFRSEAMIAVFLLALVAAHQAQKPALAAAALFAGALTKETAWLLGPLFVLALSAERRREGGSPAHGGAALHAGPRPQASSADGATRLRLLAAEGAAFAAATGLRLLYAPRFRAQHPALPLDESVGTRLAALGKSALALVVPLDQSICDAFRITRTASLSALFGAAVLGGVTLLASRRRGVAWLFALSLLPSLQLVPIMRWWSPHYLYVPLAFGAMLLAHAADRHGRRLWALVLVLGVPFTALSLREGRRYASDERLWAPEVSREPACREGQFFLGEVARDARDWEAAASRYERAAAPDADHLSYADELAALQNLGAVRFAQERWADARAAWTSALDRSGDDREKRQITHNLATVALRSGDPAEAARLLEPETSRKDALPESLLIRARALHDLGREDEAVELVKRLQGMAQKRARAR, from the coding sequence ATGTTGCGCGAGCTCTCCCCCGGCCGCCGCGGGCTCATGGCCGTCGCCGCGCTGGCCGCCGCTTCCCACGCGACGGCCCTCGGCGGCGGCTACGTCTGGCTCGATCACGCGCACCTCCGGGAGGGGCGCGCGCTCGCGGCGCCCTCCGGCTGGCTCGGGCTGTTCACCCGGGGCTTCGCGGATACCAGCTTCTACCGGCCGCTCATGGCGCTGTCGCTCTCCATCGACGCGGCCGTGTCGAAGACGCCCGGCTTCTTCCACGCGGTCACGCTCGGCTGGCACGCGCTCGCGTCGGTCATGACCACCGTGGCGGCGCGGGCCCTCGGCCTCTCGCCCCGCGCGGCGCTGGCGGCCGGGCTGCTCTTCGCGGTGCATCCGACGACATCCCTGGTCGCTTCCGCGATCGCGTTCCGCTCGGAGGCGATGATAGCGGTCTTCCTCCTTGCGCTCGTCGCCGCGCACCAGGCGCAAAAGCCCGCTCTCGCAGCCGCGGCGCTCTTCGCCGGCGCGCTCACGAAGGAGACGGCGTGGCTGCTTGGTCCGCTGTTCGTCCTGGCGCTCTCCGCTGAACGACGTCGGGAGGGCGGCTCCCCGGCGCATGGGGGAGCCGCCCTGCACGCCGGGCCGCGCCCACAGGCATCCTCCGCTGACGGCGCGACGCGCCTGCGCCTGCTCGCAGCGGAAGGCGCCGCGTTCGCGGCCGCGACCGGCCTCCGCCTGCTGTACGCGCCCCGCTTCCGGGCCCAGCATCCCGCGCTGCCGCTCGACGAGAGCGTCGGCACGAGGCTCGCTGCGCTCGGGAAGAGCGCCCTGGCGCTGGTCGTGCCGCTCGACCAGAGCATCTGCGATGCGTTCCGGATCACCCGCACGGCGAGCCTTTCGGCCCTCTTCGGCGCCGCCGTGCTCGGTGGCGTCACCCTGCTCGCGTCACGACGGCGGGGCGTTGCATGGCTCTTCGCGCTCTCTCTCCTGCCGTCGCTGCAGCTCGTGCCGATCATGCGCTGGTGGTCGCCCCATTACCTCTATGTGCCGCTTGCGTTCGGCGCGATGCTCCTCGCCCACGCAGCCGACCGCCACGGCCGGCGCCTGTGGGCGCTGGTCCTTGTCCTCGGCGTGCCGTTCACGGCGCTCTCGCTGCGCGAAGGACGAAGGTATGCGAGCGATGAGCGCCTCTGGGCGCCGGAGGTGAGCCGCGAGCCCGCGTGCCGCGAGGGGCAGTTCTTCCTCGGCGAGGTGGCTCGGGACGCCCGCGACTGGGAGGCGGCCGCGTCGCGGTACGAGCGAGCCGCGGCGCCCGACGCCGACCATCTCTCGTACGCCGATGAGCTCGCGGCGCTCCAGAACCTCGGCGCTGTGCGCTTCGCTCAAGAGCGGTGGGCCGACGCTCGCGCTGCGTGGACGTCCGCGCTCGATCGCTCCGGCGACGATCGGGAGAAGCGCCAGATCACCCACAACCTAGCGACCGTCGCGCTTCGCAGCGGTGACCCGGCAGAAGCGGCCCGCCTGCTCGAGCCCGAGACCAGCCGCAAGGACGCGCTCCCCGAGTCGCTCCTCATTCGAGCCAGGGCATTGCACGATCTCGGCCGCGAGGACGAGGCTGTCGAGCTCGTGAAGAGGCTCCAAGGCATGGCGCAAAAGCGCGCCCGCGCTCGGTGA